One Oncorhynchus keta strain PuntledgeMale-10-30-2019 chromosome 23, Oket_V2, whole genome shotgun sequence DNA segment encodes these proteins:
- the LOC118402500 gene encoding uncharacterized protein LOC118402500, which translates to MRLSLMFCTWLCVASWMAGVYANVGPIKSCCLQLSQTRVHPNNVVDYTVQTTVLCSIDAIVSVHYNNISYTVILHRKDYKLHTIGRKRICADPGRDWVRKAVGKVDEARMIKREEEEGKERETVTKGPAVPRKHGKGQKKGGKKGKGKGGKRGGKRKAVCVCVCDRGLIMTLKLYVFVCDRRLIMTLKLYVFVCDGELIMTLKLYVFVCVWFWLYQKSSQG; encoded by the exons ATGAGGTTGAGTCTGATGTTCTGCACTTGGCTCTGTGTAGCCTCATGGATGGCCGGGGTCTATGCAA ATGTTGGACCCATCAAGAGCTGTTGTCTTCAGCTGTCACAGACAAGAGTCCACCCTAATAACGTAGTGGACTACACCGTACAAACTACAGTGCTGTGTTCCATCGACGCTATAGTGTCAGTACACTACAATAATATTTCCTACACTGTCATACTACACCGTAAAGATTA TAAATTACACACCATAGGCAGGAAAAGAATCTGCGCTGACCCAGGAAGGGATTGGGTGAGGAAGGCCGTGGGAAAGGTGGATGAAGCCAGAATGatcaagagagaggaggaggagggaaaggagagagagacagtgaccaAGGGACCGGCAGTGCCACGCAAACACGGAAAAGGACAAAAGAAGGGAGGCAaaaagggaaaggggaaaggagggaagaggggaggaaagagaaaagctgtatgtgtttgtgtgtgtgatagaggtttgatcatgactctcaagctgtatgtgtttgtgtgtgatagaCGGTTGATAATGACTCTCAagctgtatgtgtttgtgtgtgatggagagttgatcatgactctcaagctgtatgtgtttgtgtgtgtgtggttttggctataccagaagtcctcacaaggatag
- the LOC118401655 gene encoding C-C motif chemokine 2-like, protein MSLSVYECVVLMGLKRAVVLVKVTHLQTLRVSDSDRMMGLRSLLLLFSTTLLMSISSSHASGAVTPCCIEMKGTMVRRDLIKRYYIQDTAMCNIKAVTFVTVKGIRICSDPSNPWAKKTMQYLDNKNKPHTLRKHHITSTTTTTTTGAQPAKYNPHKTTFSAHNPKIASQWPTTLTTRQ, encoded by the exons atgtctctctctgtgtatgagtgtgtggtgTTGATGGGCTTAAAAAGAGCTGTAGTTCTGGTGAAAGTCACGCATCTGCAAACTCTCAGAGTGAGCGATTCAGACAGAATGATGGGCCTccgctctctcttgctcctctTCAGCACAACTCTACTGATGTCCATTTCTTCTTCTCATG CCAGTGGAGCAGTAACTCCGTGCTGTATAGAGATGAAAGGCACTATGGTGCGTCGTGACCTGATCAAGCGCTACTACATACAAGACACAGCCATGTGTAACATCAAGGCAGTGAC GTTTGTCACAGTGAAAGGCATACGAATCTGCTCTGACCCTTCCAACCCCTGGGCAAAGAAAACCATGCAGTATCTGGACAATAAGAACAAGCCTCACACACTGAGaaaacatcacatcacatcaactactactactacgaccacCGGCGCACAACCAGCAAAATACAACCCTCACAAAACAACATTTTCAGCTCACAACCCCAAAATTGCATCTCAATGGCCAACGACTCTCACCACAAGACAATGA